A single genomic interval of Rhododendron vialii isolate Sample 1 chromosome 3a, ASM3025357v1 harbors:
- the LOC131319048 gene encoding uncharacterized protein LOC131319048, with protein sequence MENHRAHQVISIEDEPKGGIESSIRTIQETINKSAFIIIQRRLNEMRRLEEIESQANRSYRFRYSVCIYRFPQSLKEMSCNTAEPELVSIGPYHRGKPAVLEFENSTKWKLVGSLLRRTGEETGVVLQRLVDAMKELETKARDCYSEPIEMSDDDFVQMIVIDGCFVVELLQHVCGDENGEYYRLRYSSPILTKPSLIPVLTRDLLKLENQLPFFVLERIFDICIDKSDPLRLMALKLFSHSLPRSHPESLKRAVDPNCKVEHLLQLFHSSYITPILIPQNYDQRRRPMTDHSNASDQIQHVSRIVIILQIIIAVILSILLPFWNFFRWIFGKFRNLLNLFRRVNTPPRTNTQHGYHPLSDQSMQCVTRLRPAGIKFRPRRRTDSLLEIKFHKGLLEIPPITINNVTIAALINCVAWEQRGRMLHTYLQMLLCVCCLHELPHQLGQRRYIPL encoded by the coding sequence atGGAGAATCATAGAGCCCATCAAGTCATTAGCATAGAGGATGAACCAAAGGGCGGCATAGAATCCTCGATTCGTACAATACAGGAAACGATCAACAAGTCGGCATTCATTATCATTCAAAGGCGGTTGAATGAAATGAGGAGATTAGAAGAAATTGAGAGTCAAGCGAATCGAAGTTATAGGTTTAGGTACTCTGTATGCATATATAGATTCCCTCAAAGTCTCAAAGAAATGAGTTGCAACACCGCTGAGCCAGAGCTCGTGTCGATAGGTCCTTACCACCGAGGCAAACCTGCTGTCCTGGAATTCGAAAACTCTACCAAATGGAAGTTAGTTGGTTCCCTACTTCGCCGAACTGGGGAGGAAACGGGGGTGGTCTTACAGCGCTTAGTTGATGCCATGAAAGAATTGGAGACGAAGGCAAGAGATTGCTACTCTGAGCCCATTGAAATGTCAGATGACGATTTCGTTCAGATGATAGTGATTGATGGTTGCTTTGTTGTTGAGCTCTTGCAACATGTTTGTGGGGATGAGAATGGTGAATACTATCGTCTCAGATACAGCAGCCCAATTCTCACGAAGCCAAGTCTAATTCCAGTTCTCACGCGAGACCTCCTTAAGCTGGAAAACCAACTTcccttctttgttcttgagagGATATTCGATATCTGCATCGACAAAAGCGACCCCTTGAGACTGATGGCCTTAAAACTATTCAGTCATTCCCTGCCAAGATCTCATCCTGAATCACTCAAGAGAGCAGTAGACCCGAATTGCAAGGTAGAACATCTACTTCAATTGTTTCACTCCAGCTATATCACCCCGATATTGATTCCGCAAAACTATGATCAACGGCGACGACCCATGACAGATCACTCAAACGCGTCTGATCAAATTCAACATGTGTCACGGATTGTGATTATCCTACAGATAATCATTGCTGTGATCCTGTCTATACTCTTGCCCTTTTGGAACTTCTTTCGTTGGATTTTTGGTAAATTCAGGAATCTTCTCAATCTGTTTCGGAGGGTCAACACCCCCCCGAGAACAAATACACAACATGGGTATCACCCATTGTCTGATCAGTCAATGCAATGTGTGACACGACTCCGGCCTGCTGGGATCAAGTTTAGGCCACGAAGAAGAACCGATAGCTTATTGGAAATAAAATTCCATAAAGGACTGCTAGAAATCCCGCCAATAACTATCAACAATGTCACCATTGCCGCCTTGATCAATTGTGTTGCCTGGGAACAACGGGGAAGAATGCTGCACACATACCTCCAGATGCTTCTCTGCGTATGTTGCCTTCATGAATTGCCTCATCAACTCGGACAGAGACGTTACATTCCTTTGTGA